The following are encoded together in the Chloroflexota bacterium genome:
- a CDS encoding sialidase family protein has protein sequence MIKQARYSNGSREVVISASEPDVWLEVTDSVVNFPGLVELEGDNLFLSYHRGRHGGVEPLAAVVSSDLGATWQPAPDDSPFIDRHPDTGLNTMDFGSGIIGYPSDGTITRIDTYPLENYQEPNLSAEGPYHLVQQRADSTFQLRRWTKSGELLELHPFKVEGFPWEEASFENYSRLIELDNGDYMTVFEQQVGPPEVLDQISPSGRPMMQYSFSSSVVRSSDRGRTWKFVEHFHPDDHKPVYGPADRAVDEGFDEPDVIQLDNGDILCMMRTGGYSPMFQSRSTDGGKTWSAPESVGWQGVKPRLQKLPNGVLACVAGRGAYGHPQITHVTLSLDGTGEHWEYPFAFHTGPGCSYTSVIQRGNQLHVAYSHSDFTRELGTNELPTQSIRRIVIDVEVV, from the coding sequence ATGATCAAGCAGGCAAGGTACAGCAACGGATCGCGCGAGGTGGTGATCAGCGCGTCGGAGCCCGACGTGTGGCTGGAGGTGACCGACAGCGTCGTCAACTTTCCGGGCCTCGTGGAGCTCGAGGGCGACAATCTCTTCCTGTCCTACCACCGGGGTCGGCATGGCGGCGTGGAGCCGCTCGCGGCGGTGGTCTCCAGCGATCTGGGCGCGACCTGGCAGCCGGCGCCGGACGACTCGCCGTTCATCGACCGGCATCCCGACACCGGCCTGAACACCATGGATTTCGGCTCGGGGATCATCGGCTACCCCAGCGACGGCACGATCACGCGCATCGACACCTATCCCCTCGAGAACTACCAGGAGCCGAATCTGAGCGCCGAGGGGCCGTATCACCTCGTGCAGCAGCGGGCGGATTCGACATTTCAGCTGCGCCGGTGGACGAAGTCGGGCGAGCTGCTGGAGCTCCACCCGTTCAAGGTCGAGGGGTTTCCGTGGGAGGAGGCGTCGTTTGAGAACTACTCCCGCCTGATCGAGCTGGACAACGGGGATTACATGACGGTGTTCGAGCAGCAGGTCGGCCCGCCCGAGGTGCTCGACCAAATCAGCCCCAGCGGGCGGCCCATGATGCAATACAGCTTTTCGAGCTCCGTCGTCCGCTCGTCGGACCGTGGGCGCACCTGGAAGTTCGTCGAGCACTTCCATCCCGACGACCACAAGCCGGTCTACGGCCCGGCGGACCGGGCGGTGGACGAGGGGTTCGACGAGCCGGACGTCATCCAGCTCGACAACGGCGACATCCTCTGCATGATGCGGACGGGCGGCTACTCGCCCATGTTCCAGTCGCGCTCGACGGATGGTGGCAAGACGTGGTCGGCGCCGGAGTCGGTCGGCTGGCAGGGCGTCAAGCCGCGCCTGCAGAAGCTGCCCAACGGCGTGCTGGCCTGCGTGGCCGGGCGCGGGGCCTACGGCCATCCCCAGATCACGCACGTGACGCTGAGCCTGGACGGCACCGGCGAGCATTGGGAGTATCCGTTCGCCTTCCACACCGGTCCCGGCTGCTCGTACACCTCGGTGATACAGCGGGGCAATCAGCTGCACGTGGCGTACTCGCACTCAGACTTCACGCGCGAGCTGGGCACGAACGAGCTGCCCACGCAGTCGATCCGGCGGATCGTGATCGACGTTGAAGTGGTCTAG
- the eno gene encoding phosphopyruvate hydratase — translation MTAIANVRAREILDSRGNPTVEVDVVLESGAIGRAAVPSGASTGAHEALELRDQDPERYHGRGVQKAVHHILSVLGPEIEGEDATNQTAVDEMLLAADGTPNKSSLGANAILGVSLAVAHAAADEVGLPLYRYVGGPFGNTLPVPMMNLLNGGQHAAGSTDFQEFMVMPVGRPTFSEALRAGAEVYHSLHDELTRRGLSTSVGDEGGFAPALPSNAAAMELLVQAIEAAGYQPGADIYLGIDAAATELIQPDGTYRLDREDRVLSRAELVELWVEWADRFPLLSIEDGMGEDDWPGWRDLTAALGDRVQLVGDDLLVTSTERLERAVEEQSANSILIKVNQVGSLSETQAAIEMAQRAGFSVVVSHRSGETEDTTIADLAVATNAGQIKAGAPCRTDRVAKYNALLRIEEDLGAAGRYAGPQAFTSIRRVLV, via the coding sequence GTGACGGCCATTGCCAATGTGCGCGCGCGGGAGATTCTCGATTCGCGGGGTAACCCGACGGTCGAGGTTGACGTCGTGCTGGAGAGTGGCGCGATTGGGCGTGCCGCGGTGCCGTCGGGGGCTTCGACCGGCGCCCACGAGGCCCTGGAGCTGCGCGACCAGGACCCCGAGCGCTATCACGGACGCGGCGTGCAGAAGGCCGTCCACCACATCCTCAGCGTGCTCGGCCCCGAGATCGAGGGCGAGGACGCGACCAACCAGACCGCCGTGGACGAGATGCTGCTGGCGGCGGACGGCACGCCGAACAAATCCTCGCTGGGCGCCAACGCCATCCTGGGAGTCTCGCTCGCGGTGGCGCACGCGGCGGCGGATGAGGTAGGGCTGCCGCTCTACCGCTACGTGGGCGGGCCGTTCGGCAATACCCTGCCGGTACCGATGATGAACCTGCTCAACGGGGGACAGCACGCCGCCGGCAGCACCGATTTCCAGGAGTTCATGGTCATGCCCGTGGGCCGCCCGACCTTCAGCGAGGCGCTGCGGGCGGGCGCCGAGGTCTACCACTCGCTGCACGACGAGCTGACGCGGCGCGGGCTGTCAACCAGCGTCGGCGACGAGGGCGGCTTCGCGCCGGCATTGCCCTCCAACGCCGCGGCGATGGAGCTGCTCGTGCAGGCCATCGAGGCCGCGGGGTATCAGCCCGGGGCGGACATATACCTCGGCATCGATGCCGCGGCGACCGAGCTCATTCAGCCCGACGGCACCTATCGCCTGGACCGCGAGGACCGCGTGCTGTCACGCGCCGAATTGGTCGAGCTGTGGGTCGAGTGGGCCGACCGGTTTCCGCTGCTGTCGATCGAGGACGGCATGGGCGAGGACGACTGGCCGGGCTGGCGCGACCTGACGGCGGCCCTGGGCGACCGCGTGCAGCTCGTGGGCGACGACCTGTTGGTCACGAGCACCGAGCGCCTGGAACGCGCCGTCGAAGAGCAGTCGGCCAACAGCATTCTGATCAAGGTCAACCAGGTCGGCTCGCTTTCCGAGACCCAGGCGGCGATCGAGATGGCCCAGCGCGCGGGGTTCAGCGTGGTCGTCTCGCACCGCTCCGGCGAAACCGAGGACACGACCATCGCCGATCTCGCCGTGGCCACGAACGCCGGACAGATCAAGGCCGGGGCGCCCTGCCGCACCGACCGCGTGGCCAAGTACAACGCGCTGCTGCGCATCGAGGAGGACCTGGGCGCGGCGGGGCGCTATGCCGGTCCGCAGGCGTTCACGAGCATTCGCCGAGTCCTGGTGTGA